The segment AAAGTAATAAAATTACCCTTACAACTGCAGGGGGAGATACTGCGGAAGTAGAATTATTATATTGGTCAAATACCGCACATATCGTAAATAATACTATCTACGGAACTCAAAAGGGGAGCACACTTAATATTCCTGAATTAAAAGTTATTGATGGGAAAACTACCGCAATCACAATTAATGGTTTTAATATCCCCAGCATGAAGATAGGGCGTGAATTTCAGCCAGTACGTGAATTATGGACGGATTATACAAACGATCAGATAAAGTTTCGCGCTTTTCCCATAGCCTTGCAGGATCAAGCTTATAGTTCCGATGACCCCATGGGGATTACCAATCATCATATTTGGTGGAAGGATAGCAGCTGGCTGCGTAAATATACCCCAGGTACATTTCATTCAGGAAATGTACCTGTTGATTTTACCAAAGGCATCTGGGATGATTCACTTTCATTCTTAACTAAAGATTCAACTGGCCAATATCTGACGGCTTTAAGAGGATTTTCTTTCAGTTTTCTTCCGGATGAAGCAACGACGTTTGATACTACTTTTGCTACTCCTAAGGATCTTTGGCAAGATTATGGCTCAGTAGACAATGTGATTAATGCCAGCCGATTAAAACATTATTTTAGTAATAACTTTATGGCTGGTGCAACATTTAGCAGCCGCTTAGGTTTTATCACCGAACCTAACCAAAAGCTGGACAGTCAAAACTATGTGGGAGGAGCGGATATTGCTTATGAAATGATGGAGGGTTTAAAAGCTCAAGCTGAAATTTTATCCTCTCAGTCATTTTATGATATGAGTAACGCTACCTATGAAACAAAATCCCGAGGAAACGCATATTATTTTTCATTTATTAGCCGTTACCCGCAGAAGAGTTTGATGGATTTAAAATACGGTTACGATGAAATAGCTTTGGATAAAGATGAAAGTTTCCTTTTAAAATCTAAGTTTTACCTTAGCAAAATGGATTCGGGATTTGATGCTTCTCTTTCTAGTTATCATGAAACTAGACAAGATACTTTTTGGTCAAGGCATATTCATTTCCGTAAACCCATGGATTACTATTCTTCAGGATTAGAACAATCCACCACGAATTGGGGAGAACTCAATGCAACGCGTATAGGCGATGGTATTGATGCCGGCAGAAATACTATCGGTTTTAGAATTGAATCGTTCCTAAAAGATAAGGCCTATAATCTTTTTGATGTGCGTAATGTCCATAATGTTAATGGTAAGTTTATTGAAAATGTAGTACGTGATGAAGCCACAGTCCAGATTACGGATAAATTAAGTTCTAAGTTTCTGGGTATTTACCATAAGTTACCTCATACCGTAAATGGTATTGATCCGTTTATTTATGACGGAAATACTGGTGATTTTTTTATCAATAATGCTGTGCCTGACGGAAACGATCCTTCACTTATGACAGGATCCTTTGGTTTGAATTATGATTTCTTTGAATGGCTGAGCTTAGACGGCATATACGAACGTACCAATGATTATTACCTAGCTTATGACGGTTTTCCGGCTAACACTTTACGCAATGACACTACTTTGGGCGGGACCTTCTACCAAAATGATAATCTTTATAGGTTCAAGAATCCATTTCTTTATAGTCAAAACGGATTTCCTCAGGCCCCATACGATTATTATAATGTTTTTAAAACCGGCCTAAGAATAGCGCCTATCAGTAAAATGGAGCTTTACCTTGACTATACGCGCAATGAATTTGAAAGTGCCGGGCAAAATTCAGATAGCATGAACCATGTTGGTATTGAAATGACCTATATGCCAACTAAGAAGTTTGGGATGGCTTTAAAATATTCTTATTCCAGATGGCAGGATACGGACCGGCTGGTTGCCGGAAATACAAACCCGCTTGGCCATCATAATTTCTATGGTGAATTCAGGTACCTGCCTTCTAAAGATGACGAATTTATCCTGCAATACGGAGAGGGTAACACCAGTAATTTAGGCAACTTTTCTCTTGACCCTTACGGAGGCACAGCCCTTACCATAGATACCGCGCATATTTTACGAGCCTATTACCGCCGCAAATTTTAAAACAAGGGACCGTTTCTATTTTTTATTTCTTGAGGTTTTAAAAAAATAGAAACGGTCCCTTTATTCTAAGTAAATATCGATTTTATTAACTCGGCGGGATCTTATTTTCTCTGCTAATAAAGGAGGAATTGTTGTAGAATTAATTACTGTTTGATTATTATTTTCGAAAATAACAATTTTTATAATTTCAGCAGCGTTTTTACCAAAAGTATTTTTTCGTTTCGGGTTATGGTAAGTTATTAAAATTTTACTTAAAAAATTAAAGGAATATTTTCCCTTCTTTGAAAATAACCAACCAGCCAAATATGGTTTAAATGTTAAATTAAGCTGACCGGACTTATCTAGGGAGAAAGGGGAGACACCGGTATTCATAATCAGCCAAATATGTAGAAATTCGGCTGTTGAACCGCTTAATCTGGCTACAAATCCGTTCCCATGCAGTCTTTTATCGGCAAATGCACTGCTGACTAAAAAAGAAGAGTTTTCTAATATACTGCGGCCATATCTTTGCGGATTTTGGAATGGGATAAGTACATTTTTGAATTCTTCATAAAACTCATTAACTAGGCCCTTTTTAAGTAATTCCAAGATATATTTATATTCCATATGCAACCAGATGGATTCGTTTTCCAGCCATCCGGGAGAAAATACCCTGCATCTGCCGATTTCCTCAGGCATTGAATCAAGATTAGCTGTTACTTTATACATCTTTAATTTTCTGTCAAAAAGCGCGCTTTTTTTGGTTGATTTATGAAGGGCTAAGAGTCGATTCTTATCTTCGCAAAGCCTTAAAGCATGCATTTGTCCTTCAAGAAACAGAGGAGTATACTTTTGAATAAATTTTTTTGGCTTAATGTAATGCCCTTTAACTACATCGTACTCTACGACATTATTAATGAAGTAAGAATTATAAATACCAGATTTTTTATCTAAAGCCTTATTTAAGCCTGTTTCAATCTTCTCTAATGCTGCATTCGTAAAACTCATAAGCTTTACAACAGATAAATAAACAGTATTACCGGAAAACCCCAACCGCGTCTTTTGCCGGTAATCTTCTTTTACACTATTACTTTTATCCCAATAATTAAATCCATCTTCAACAAGTAAAACAGTAACTTTTTCAATAAAATCAGAAATTTCGCTGGCGAATTCAATTTCATTAATGTGTGAGTTCTCAAGCGCTAGTTTTATCGTTTTTAGAAGACGTTTTAATTCGAAAGTTTCACAGATGCTGGAACCAAAGAGAGCAGGAAGCCCGTTTAAAGAATCAAACCAATTAGGTTTATTAGCCTCCATCTCCACACCTACGCCAAACGGGTCAAGTGAAGCAAGCTTATTCACCGCTAAACACAGAAGCTTGGAGATAAGCGTAGTATAATAAATCTGGCCCATACCTTCTTTAGTGCGCAAGATGTGCTGATTGCTTAACCGTTTATGCAACATATCTTTTTTTACGGTATCAAGGGTAAGAGAGTGTAGTTGACGGGGCTGTTGATTATAGAGCATATACTTTTCGCTGCGCGGTCTGACAAACTCAGCATTATCATAGAAAGTAAAAACTTTCTTTTCAAAGAACAATTCATTGAACTTCTCTGGATAAATTCTTAGGTAACTATCAATTAAATCTAGATTATAAGACCAGTGGTCGGTCCAAAAACCTTCTCCATGTTCGGCATCCTGGATTTTTTGAGAAGAACAGAGAATAATGCCTAAAAAATTATCGTATGAACAGGTAAGCTTTATATTATTATCTTCAATAAAAAGAATAAGTTCTCCAGGAGTAAAAATCTTATTAAGAACGGGCTTAAGTTTATCAATATCATTTTTTTTAGCTACTCCTGCCAGAAGTTGATCTAAATTAATGTCATCCTTAAGCAAAAAATTCTCGCCTTTTATTACCAAAGGATTAAAACCGTCAGCCTGAATTAAATTCATAAAGAAAATTATATTTTCATCTTCGATTTCAGGGTTAAACCAGGGGTCATTACGCCGGTTTTGATTTATATCTCGGTAGTTACCGTTACCCTGGGAAAAATATGTTGGTTGTAGAACGAACTTATTGTAATCCCTCTCTAGATCGCCATGTTTACGTGAATAAAGGTAAAAAACAGTCTTGGCGGATCCAGGTACCTTTTTATTTGGCGATAAAAAAACCTCAGGGTAACCACCACGCATAATATTATCAAGATAAGTTTGACCTGCATATAGGTCGAATTCGGGAACACTACTTTTGGTTAAGATATCATCTTTTAATTTTTTAATCAGTTTATAGTTTTCTTCTGATTTATTTTCTATGTAACCAAATTTCATAATTTTTTTAGCACAACTATTTAATGTGCTGCTGTTACGCGCCTGCCCAATAACCGAATGAAATGTTTTTTTGTTCCCAGCCTCTAGTTCCAGATGCAATAATAGCAGGGCGCTTGGAGTTTTGCTTCTGGTTAGCTGCTGAGTCGGATAGAAAAATTTATGTTTAGTCAAAAATTCTGAGGGGTATGAAAGATCCGTTACTTTACCAAAAACAGCTTCAGGATCAACAATTGGCCGGATCAACTTTGCTTTAGATCCATCAAAATGAAAACCTAAATAAAAATTTCCCGAATCAATATGTACTACTTCCGGGCGGTCAGAAGGATCAACCTCTAGTTTATAAAAAGGAATATTTTTGTCCAGATTGTCAATATTCATCCAGGCTTCAATAGTACGGCCAAGTTTTTTTAAGAAAAAGTTATTTGTTCCAAAGGGGACTATCTGTGGTAAACCATCAATAAGTTCGATAGATTTAGGCCTCTTTGAA is part of the Candidatus Omnitrophota bacterium genome and harbors:
- a CDS encoding tetratricopeptide repeat protein; amino-acid sequence: MQKLLIRYNITAIVCLAFLFFSANSLFAQGQAADYLCELGKSFYSLGKIEDALSEFKKALSIDPNNKTAKLYVNKIFNQETNPTFEYKPLAANTASDINNSIESKNQFSRDQLMEEAMSKIEPNVTSKDREGPFEKKEKDSIKAGPLSVSGQMQLSFGVTPREFIWKRANFDLNEKSKSWRMSSDEVFNNRFNTFDPRIYDSLAVNLDTENKEGLNFHSNLTVDPWSFSGKSNKITLTTAGGDTAEVELLYWSNTAHIVNNTIYGTQKGSTLNIPELKVIDGKTTAITINGFNIPSMKIGREFQPVRELWTDYTNDQIKFRAFPIALQDQAYSSDDPMGITNHHIWWKDSSWLRKYTPGTFHSGNVPVDFTKGIWDDSLSFLTKDSTGQYLTALRGFSFSFLPDEATTFDTTFATPKDLWQDYGSVDNVINASRLKHYFSNNFMAGATFSSRLGFITEPNQKLDSQNYVGGADIAYEMMEGLKAQAEILSSQSFYDMSNATYETKSRGNAYYFSFISRYPQKSLMDLKYGYDEIALDKDESFLLKSKFYLSKMDSGFDASLSSYHETRQDTFWSRHIHFRKPMDYYSSGLEQSTTNWGELNATRIGDGIDAGRNTIGFRIESFLKDKAYNLFDVRNVHNVNGKFIENVVRDEATVQITDKLSSKFLGIYHKLPHTVNGIDPFIYDGNTGDFFINNAVPDGNDPSLMTGSFGLNYDFFEWLSLDGIYERTNDYYLAYDGFPANTLRNDTTLGGTFYQNDNLYRFKNPFLYSQNGFPQAPYDYYNVFKTGLRIAPISKMELYLDYTRNEFESAGQNSDSMNHVGIEMTYMPTKKFGMALKYSYSRWQDTDRLVAGNTNPLGHHNFYGEFRYLPSKDDEFILQYGEGNTSNLGNFSLDPYGGTALTIDTAHILRAYYRRKF
- a CDS encoding cellobiose phosphorylase, which codes for MRKESKQSKPKYYLNKQGEFIIQNYNYSKPFANFFPGIAGKYGIPMWVFYVNRGQCICSFGTRDKDQAILEFFPANKSWQLVSSHGFRTFIKIKSAKDPVYYEPFHNGYLNSKYQITNSIAIDSSKLTLEEKNNSLGIKTRIEYFNIPNDTFSGLSRTVSIENTSKRPKSIELIDGLPQIVPFGTNNFFLKKLGRTIEAWMNIDNLDKNIPFYKLEVDPSDRPEVVHIDSGNFYLGFHFDGSKAKLIRPIVDPEAVFGKVTDLSYPSEFLTKHKFFYPTQQLTRSKTPSALLLLHLELEAGNKKTFHSVIGQARNSSTLNSCAKKIMKFGYIENKSEENYKLIKKLKDDILTKSSVPEFDLYAGQTYLDNIMRGGYPEVFLSPNKKVPGSAKTVFYLYSRKHGDLERDYNKFVLQPTYFSQGNGNYRDINQNRRNDPWFNPEIEDENIIFFMNLIQADGFNPLVIKGENFLLKDDINLDQLLAGVAKKNDIDKLKPVLNKIFTPGELILFIEDNNIKLTCSYDNFLGIILCSSQKIQDAEHGEGFWTDHWSYNLDLIDSYLRIYPEKFNELFFEKKVFTFYDNAEFVRPRSEKYMLYNQQPRQLHSLTLDTVKKDMLHKRLSNQHILRTKEGMGQIYYTTLISKLLCLAVNKLASLDPFGVGVEMEANKPNWFDSLNGLPALFGSSICETFELKRLLKTIKLALENSHINEIEFASEISDFIEKVTVLLVEDGFNYWDKSNSVKEDYRQKTRLGFSGNTVYLSVVKLMSFTNAALEKIETGLNKALDKKSGIYNSYFINNVVEYDVVKGHYIKPKKFIQKYTPLFLEGQMHALRLCEDKNRLLALHKSTKKSALFDRKLKMYKVTANLDSMPEEIGRCRVFSPGWLENESIWLHMEYKYILELLKKGLVNEFYEEFKNVLIPFQNPQRYGRSILENSSFLVSSAFADKRLHGNGFVARLSGSTAEFLHIWLIMNTGVSPFSLDKSGQLNLTFKPYLAGWLFSKKGKYSFNFLSKILITYHNPKRKNTFGKNAAEIIKIVIFENNNQTVINSTTIPPLLAEKIRSRRVNKIDIYLE